One Methanobrevibacter sp. genomic region harbors:
- a CDS encoding ABC transporter ATP-binding protein has protein sequence MNTIIEFKNVKKEYQSGDHILKAMDDVNFTVDEGEFVVILGPSGAGKSTLLNLLGGLDTVTSGQIIVNGNHIESFDDDELTQYRARNVGFIFQFYNLIPNLTALENVELMGDIVDVDINGLDVLESVGLREHANQFPAQLSGGEQQRVSIARAVAKQPTMLLCDEPTGALDSNTGVLILNLLQSMSNDNNTTVVIVTHNAILAEAADKVIRIKNGQIERIVINENPKKVADLEW, from the coding sequence ATGAATACAATAATCGAATTTAAAAATGTGAAAAAGGAATATCAATCTGGAGACCACATTTTAAAAGCTATGGATGATGTTAATTTTACTGTTGATGAAGGAGAATTTGTTGTAATTCTCGGGCCGTCTGGTGCGGGTAAATCAACATTATTAAACCTTTTAGGCGGTTTGGATACTGTCACATCAGGTCAGATTATTGTTAATGGAAATCATATAGAATCATTTGATGATGATGAACTAACACAATACCGTGCTAGAAATGTCGGTTTTATTTTTCAGTTTTATAATTTAATCCCAAATTTGACTGCATTGGAAAATGTGGAATTGATGGGAGATATTGTTGATGTGGATATCAATGGTTTGGATGTTCTAGAATCTGTTGGGCTTAGAGAACATGCTAATCAGTTCCCTGCACAGTTGTCTGGTGGTGAACAGCAGAGGGTGTCTATTGCAAGAGCAGTTGCTAAGCAGCCAACTATGCTTTTATGTGATGAACCTACTGGTGCATTAGATTCCAATACGGGTGTTTTAATTTTAAATTTACTTCAAAGCATGAGTAATGATAATAATACTACTGTAGTCATTGTTACTCACAATGCAATTTTGGCTGAAGCTGCGGATAAGGTTATTAGAATTAAAAATGGTCAAATTGAACGTATTGTCATTAATGAAAACCCTAAAAAAGTTGCAGATTTAGAATGGTGA
- the hisA gene encoding 1-(5-phosphoribosyl)-5-[(5-phosphoribosylamino)methylideneamino]imidazole-4-carboxamide isomerase encodes MSFKKDEMLIMPAVDIKNGKCVQLVQGEPGSEMVEIENPELVAKHWEDLGAKNIHVIDLDGTINGVASFDIIKKILKEVSVPIQLGGGIRSLDYARQLLNLDIERLIIGTMGIQHPETITKLSDEYGSDRIMISLDSKDNKVVIKGWQEKIDKSPVELSSEFKEHGAGSILFTNVDVEGLLGGFYTDPVVELKKSVDIPIVYSGGVTTIEDIKKLNESGVDGIVIGSALYKDKIDLTEALKYQKR; translated from the coding sequence ATGTCATTCAAAAAAGATGAAATGTTAATAATGCCTGCAGTTGATATTAAGAATGGAAAATGTGTTCAACTCGTTCAAGGCGAACCTGGAAGTGAAATGGTAGAAATTGAAAATCCAGAACTTGTTGCAAAACATTGGGAAGATTTAGGAGCTAAAAACATCCATGTCATTGATTTAGATGGAACAATAAATGGTGTTGCTAGTTTTGATATTATTAAAAAAATTCTAAAAGAAGTAAGTGTCCCAATTCAACTTGGTGGTGGGATTAGAAGCCTAGATTATGCTCGTCAATTACTTAATCTTGATATTGAAAGATTAATTATTGGAACAATGGGTATCCAACACCCCGAAACTATTACCAAATTATCTGATGAATATGGATCAGATAGAATAATGATTTCACTTGACAGTAAAGATAATAAAGTAGTTATTAAAGGATGGCAAGAAAAAATTGATAAAAGTCCTGTTGAACTTTCATCAGAATTTAAAGAGCATGGAGCGGGAAGTATCTTGTTTACAAATGTTGATGTTGAAGGACTTCTTGGCGGATTTTACACAGACCCAGTAGTTGAACTTAAAAAATCAGTAGATATACCTATTGTTTACTCTGGAGGAGTTACAACAATAGAAGATATTAAAAAATTAAATGAAAGTGGTGTAGATGGAATTGTAATTGGTTCTGCACTTTATAAAGATAAAATTGATTTGACTGAAGCTTTAAAATATCAAAAGAGGTAA
- a CDS encoding FAD synthase, protein MATGTFDILHPGHVLFLEKAKELGGENAVLAVVIARDSTVEKRKRIPIIPQEQRLEMIKSLKPVDEAYLGHVGDMFKIVEEIKPDIIAIGSDQDHDVLKLQAALDKRGINAKAMRVNDYMFGELDSTCKIIKRIKHTDFKDKTGELD, encoded by the coding sequence ATGGCGACCGGAACATTCGATATACTTCACCCAGGACATGTATTATTCCTCGAAAAAGCTAAAGAATTAGGTGGAGAAAATGCTGTACTTGCAGTTGTAATAGCTAGAGACTCAACTGTAGAAAAGAGAAAAAGAATACCTATAATACCCCAAGAACAAAGATTAGAAATGATCAAAAGCCTTAAACCTGTTGATGAAGCATATTTGGGGCATGTTGGAGATATGTTTAAAATTGTTGAAGAAATCAAACCCGACATTATCGCAATCGGTTCAGACCAGGACCACGATGTTTTAAAGTTGCAAGCAGCATTAGATAAAAGAGGAATAAACGCTAAAGCAATGCGTGTTAACGATTATATGTTTGGAGAACTTGACAGCACCTGTAAAATTATTAAAAGAATAAAACATACAGATTTTAAAGATAAAACTGGAGAATTAGACTAA